One segment of Sulfobacillus thermosulfidooxidans DSM 9293 DNA contains the following:
- a CDS encoding Ig-like domain-containing protein encodes MSRRFWGLMGVVVSLMIEGEGILAPVASAATVPTVESLTVHKASLNGITKISAYGEDPDGIVEYQFWVENNQGWSMVQNYSPTNTFTLPSSSSSEVVTVYAVDRTAVESGQWQRALAQTLIINHHSSVLFSSPPTGTVGNAVTFKATAQNLVQTVYQYWIENPQGEWRASGNYRSSSAWTYTPSRPGTYHIVVYAKDLMAPNDAQDAVWSDQTLTVAPVVPQGYQLSTALANPTLALHQPNALLLGHIAQVEATVRNADGQPVADVPLLFTATNDSNPNDHVSFAQGLNDEAYTNQNGEALADIYVSNPSDPSSSQLAQDASAITLVGYTVSLPQDPLVDPVTNTVAYGAYIPPNLTVSGTNSSMTEPIYRNTLVQNTAYLRWQTAGQASHFQMSGQYLLPVVPQNGVVTIPVNYESGAYGPDVTETSTAQGFPVIPIAPGFNAAQIELTQLGLSSGSSFTVDFTEVGNSTPEWTKTITGPVHFNDRIIQIPASPVGGQLTFRLQSGTVVNPATATGVSIGSVVVDAGQNPGSEVLPASLPVTWSSVPVSYGPWQSLSPEEAALYLGQSAPSSSDVSYQYKVPAFPEVGNAVLEEMVNGQPQAYYWIPTTNNGANQNVLLSPPAQGSVAMPISPASLTPLLLTTNSHESTWTLSSQQVGQSEIVAQVTPDQNPRPSDTLYSYVGWVPSTPGNNFVSQYALAGQQVVLSATVRDEAGNVVPAAPVNWSVQGGVNVIQQEATTNSQGVATIILSAADAKTAVVEASSPGEQVALSDLPDQVPFTAAKIHFVSWHWHEMAIPSLSFAVGSTHEIGIMAEGLTASNHAVPLSNMAFTLSQSGVGNARILSNTANSPVGIIRLSSDQAGNQDLSISPAVTQPELMIDGQQDVGQGPISGIAPAAITVNFTANGGNLSLHVPSSLSAIGTVVPIDVIVTDRFGNPIVGQPVSFSLWPSSGGTAGLSSTQGVTNAQGLAQVFLSGGSVGEMDEVGASLAGQSPQTTLIQWQNSTGAQMALVNAEIGGSTTPNTLMLTMSRQVNPHTVLANGSQFQLEDMSTGQMYQIAHATASGNTVTLTLDSSNPVLNFNNQIYQVSVAPVTSDGVTSAVMDEQNQAAHNEVTFLTPSSPSITASISSGTLTIVLGNGQGNIPQGLSVSVVPSNAQASINNGIPGAVYQSTKCQYNEYRNNFCSNFWPCRNHLYD; translated from the coding sequence GTGTCAAGACGCTTTTGGGGACTGATGGGTGTGGTGGTAAGTCTGATGATCGAAGGGGAGGGGATTTTAGCGCCTGTTGCGAGCGCGGCAACTGTTCCTACAGTGGAATCTTTAACCGTTCATAAAGCCTCTTTGAATGGGATTACAAAGATATCTGCGTACGGTGAGGATCCAGACGGAATAGTGGAATATCAATTTTGGGTGGAGAATAACCAAGGTTGGTCCATGGTGCAAAACTATTCACCCACGAATACGTTCACATTACCCTCGTCCTCTAGCAGTGAGGTTGTTACGGTCTATGCCGTGGATAGAACAGCTGTAGAATCAGGACAGTGGCAGAGGGCTCTTGCGCAAACGCTTATTATCAACCATCACAGTAGCGTCTTGTTTTCATCACCGCCCACAGGCACTGTGGGTAATGCGGTGACATTTAAGGCTACGGCCCAAAATCTCGTTCAAACGGTGTATCAATACTGGATCGAAAATCCGCAAGGAGAATGGCGTGCCAGTGGCAATTACCGTTCATCATCTGCGTGGACGTATACGCCATCACGTCCTGGTACGTATCATATTGTCGTGTATGCCAAAGATCTGATGGCTCCCAATGACGCCCAAGATGCCGTGTGGTCCGATCAAACCTTAACGGTCGCGCCTGTTGTGCCGCAAGGTTACCAGCTGAGTACGGCTTTAGCCAATCCGACTTTAGCACTCCATCAACCTAACGCATTGTTGTTAGGTCACATCGCGCAGGTAGAAGCCACGGTGCGTAATGCCGACGGGCAACCAGTGGCGGATGTTCCCCTATTATTTACGGCAACCAATGATTCGAATCCCAATGACCATGTCAGTTTTGCTCAAGGGTTAAATGATGAAGCCTACACCAATCAAAACGGGGAGGCCCTGGCCGATATCTATGTGAGTAATCCGTCGGATCCGTCTTCATCTCAGCTCGCCCAAGATGCCTCCGCGATAACCCTTGTGGGTTATACTGTTTCCCTTCCGCAAGATCCTCTTGTGGATCCAGTGACGAATACGGTTGCTTATGGAGCCTATATCCCGCCAAATTTGACGGTTTCGGGGACGAATTCTTCTATGACCGAGCCTATTTACCGAAATACTCTGGTCCAAAACACCGCATATCTTCGCTGGCAGACTGCTGGGCAAGCGAGCCATTTTCAAATGAGTGGCCAATATCTTTTGCCCGTGGTGCCGCAAAATGGGGTGGTAACCATTCCTGTAAATTATGAGTCGGGCGCTTACGGCCCTGATGTTACCGAAACGTCCACTGCCCAAGGATTTCCGGTCATTCCCATTGCGCCGGGGTTCAACGCCGCACAGATTGAACTCACGCAGCTGGGATTATCTTCGGGCTCGTCTTTTACGGTGGATTTTACGGAGGTAGGCAATAGTACTCCTGAGTGGACTAAAACCATAACAGGGCCTGTGCACTTCAATGACCGGATTATTCAAATTCCGGCATCCCCGGTGGGCGGGCAATTGACATTTCGTTTGCAATCAGGAACGGTTGTGAATCCGGCCACGGCAACAGGTGTTAGTATCGGTTCGGTGGTAGTGGATGCTGGGCAAAATCCTGGTAGTGAAGTGTTGCCCGCCTCTTTGCCGGTCACGTGGTCTTCTGTTCCGGTGAGCTATGGACCCTGGCAAAGTCTTTCGCCCGAAGAGGCCGCCCTATATCTGGGACAGAGTGCGCCCTCTTCCTCGGATGTCAGTTACCAGTATAAAGTGCCAGCATTTCCGGAAGTGGGCAATGCCGTGTTGGAGGAAATGGTCAATGGCCAACCACAAGCCTATTACTGGATTCCGACCACAAATAACGGCGCCAACCAAAACGTGTTATTAAGTCCTCCTGCTCAAGGTTCTGTGGCCATGCCTATTTCCCCTGCGTCTTTAACCCCACTCCTATTGACCACGAATAGCCATGAAAGCACGTGGACCCTGTCTTCGCAGCAAGTCGGTCAGAGCGAAATTGTGGCGCAAGTCACCCCAGATCAAAATCCCAGGCCTAGTGATACGCTTTATTCATATGTCGGCTGGGTGCCTAGCACTCCGGGCAATAATTTTGTCTCGCAATATGCCTTGGCAGGTCAACAGGTGGTTCTGAGCGCAACGGTGCGAGATGAAGCTGGCAATGTGGTGCCGGCAGCGCCCGTGAATTGGTCGGTACAAGGCGGCGTGAATGTGATTCAACAAGAGGCGACGACCAACAGCCAAGGTGTCGCCACCATCATTTTGAGTGCTGCCGATGCGAAGACGGCCGTGGTGGAGGCAAGCAGTCCCGGCGAGCAAGTTGCCTTAAGTGATTTACCCGATCAAGTGCCCTTTACGGCGGCGAAAATTCACTTTGTGAGCTGGCATTGGCATGAGATGGCGATTCCGTCTTTGTCTTTTGCTGTCGGCAGTACGCACGAGATTGGGATCATGGCTGAAGGGCTCACCGCATCCAATCACGCCGTTCCCTTATCAAACATGGCTTTCACTCTTTCCCAAAGCGGTGTGGGTAATGCACGCATACTGTCTAATACGGCGAATTCCCCGGTCGGCATTATTCGCTTGTCCTCGGATCAGGCAGGGAATCAAGATCTCTCGATTTCTCCTGCAGTCACCCAACCCGAGTTGATGATTGACGGTCAACAGGACGTGGGTCAGGGACCGATTTCTGGGATTGCCCCAGCAGCCATAACCGTAAACTTTACAGCCAATGGCGGGAATTTATCGCTTCACGTTCCTTCTTCGCTGTCAGCCATTGGCACCGTGGTGCCCATTGATGTCATCGTGACGGATAGATTTGGCAATCCCATTGTTGGGCAGCCCGTCTCCTTTAGCTTGTGGCCGTCATCTGGAGGTACGGCGGGATTAAGTAGTACTCAAGGAGTGACCAATGCACAAGGATTGGCACAGGTGTTTTTAAGTGGGGGCAGTGTGGGCGAAATGGATGAAGTGGGGGCAAGCCTCGCTGGACAAAGTCCCCAAACCACTCTGATTCAATGGCAAAATTCCACAGGGGCTCAAATGGCCCTGGTGAATGCTGAAATCGGTGGCAGTACCACTCCCAATACGCTGATGTTGACGATGAGCCGTCAGGTCAATCCTCATACTGTCTTGGCCAATGGTTCGCAATTTCAACTGGAGGATATGAGCACGGGTCAGATGTATCAAATTGCCCATGCCACCGCCTCGGGGAATACCGTCACCTTAACCCTGGATTCCTCAAACCCCGTGTTAAACTTCAATAACCAAATCTATCAGGTGAGTGTTGCGCCCGTCACAAGTGATGGCGTGACATCTGCGGTAATGGACGAGCAAAACCAAGCGGCTCATAACGAGGTTACGTTTTTAACGCCATCAAGTCCCTCGATCACGGCATCTATATCATCAGGTACACTCACAATCGTGTTAGGCAATGGGCAAGGGAATATTCCACAAGGACTCAGTGTCAGCGTGGTTCCCAGTAACGCTCAAGCATCTATCAATAACGGGATTCCAGGGGCTGTGTATCAAAGTACAAAGTGCCAGTACAACGAATACCGAAACAATTTCTGTTCCAATTTCTGGCCCTGCAGGAACCATTTATACGATTAA
- a CDS encoding transposase gives MGESKTITPELKAQCIQEALDIRNAAAVARRHGLSVRLVQKWVQTATKHGTPEEARALKKALQQATTENHQLKQLLGEKDLEIAILHDLLKKAPRASLTDVK, from the coding sequence ATGGGAGAGTCGAAAACCATCACCCCAGAATTGAAAGCCCAGTGCATCCAAGAAGCGCTGGATATCCGGAATGCGGCGGCTGTCGCCCGCCGGCATGGATTATCGGTTCGTCTCGTACAAAAATGGGTGCAAACGGCCACAAAACACGGGACACCCGAAGAAGCGCGTGCCTTAAAGAAAGCTTTACAGCAAGCCACCACGGAAAATCATCAGTTGAAACAATTATTAGGGGAGAAAGATTTAGAGATTGCGATATTGCATGATCTCCTAAAAAAAGCCCCCCGGGCCTCTCTGACCGATGTGAAGTAG
- a CDS encoding transposase has protein sequence MDAFWRIISDLTGPAVQALGALEGAVRARQADWGPHVPVIRTDNGPQFVAQRWATGCQVLGITHERIPVATPNKNAHIESWHSLLEGECWRNQVFQTLAEAYTVTAEWIRFYNERRMHGSLHDWAPAVYYAQCQTGTAPTIHPVRC, from the coding sequence ATCGATGCATTCTGGCGTATCATCTCGGATCTCACTGGTCCCGCTGTTCAAGCCTTAGGCGCCTTGGAAGGCGCCGTGCGAGCTCGCCAAGCCGACTGGGGTCCCCACGTTCCGGTGATTCGCACCGACAACGGGCCCCAATTTGTGGCTCAGCGATGGGCCACAGGGTGTCAGGTCTTAGGGATAACTCACGAACGCATTCCGGTGGCGACTCCTAACAAGAATGCCCACATCGAATCCTGGCACAGTCTGCTCGAAGGAGAATGTTGGCGGAATCAGGTCTTTCAGACTTTGGCAGAGGCGTATACGGTGACTGCCGAGTGGATCCGTTTTTACAATGAACGCCGCATGCATGGGAGTTTGCACGATTGGGCTCCTGCCGTGTACTATGCGCAGTGCCAAACCGGCACTGCGCCCACGATTCACCCGGTGCGGTGTTAA
- a CDS encoding transposase produces the protein MANRYDRALKAPAVQLVLTQQKSGAQVARELGIPRKTLYV, from the coding sequence ATGGCCAATCGATATGATCGGGCATTGAAAGCACCGGCGGTTCAGCTCGTGTTGACCCAACAAAAAAGTGGCGCGCAAGTGGCGCGTGAACTGGGCATTCCCCGTAAGACCTTGTATGTCTGA
- a CDS encoding beta strand repeat-containing protein, translating into MAKNIAKKASGVALGSSMFLLSMLPTASAFAASAPAVVSVSLSSEQGTVAVGNPVSFTATATQTGSGTPLYQFWYQGPHGNWHGTNWSTNNTFQLPPLEQGSYEVVVYAKDKGQSVPVDSEATNTNQFVNVDSSATLTAPSLTNVAPGTTLNFTASSKNLTNPVYQLWIQKPDGTWFSSGPYQSSPDFSVTADVAGDYKAVLFAKDLNAPQDAQFSEFSKATFDAFGQAAAVKLSAASSSLVADGQATDTITATVVDANGNPVANYNGTISFQGTGNGKDANHNYTPYVTTSSGAYIEGGSVDTSTNVETFNVVNGKATLTVVAPTSITGTSDSIQVNWTDPNGSTQNASTTVHYSTAQAQAFKLSTPSSLLSAGGSITVPIQVLDQAGNPVTLNQDYTVTATVTGDAYFPGNTQSQTFTFAGGQGSVTLDAPSYASGPVTLSVSGSISGGATLNSAATTLTVGEPGTAAKLAVNLPSNNPYLINGQISADNTSQTVDLSGTVEDANGFTTTKSAPSSVKYTITMGGSTVTTGTVPVTNGTFVVPFGGSTTTFGTAGTYTVTVSASGLASASQNVIVVPGQAAALTITPSVATSDVLASNPTTTVTAQLQDAEGNNVAQAGQTVDFYVTGPSGSQLNGGTTYTSASTPLAVTTNGNGQASVTLTLPTGVGNTATVTAMWNGHSQTTGTIKEVGLATTNVSVTPGQTTAYPAGTAAGNATTPMFTIKATDNYGDLANGDVLRVTLPQGLFGGADVASNFVGGTATPVAGSNNLEYDVTTAGQPITFYGATPQTVGNYTIKVQDLSAPTQPSGVANVAVTAGALQGFALFSNGTDLAQSGATAVSVPSDSTMSFTVSPVDAGGNIIPADAAYVVTLPTINGITWENTAGIPITSVTIAAGQTSATVVAANSAASAVTVGPSNATVTGAPDTTSVKVTGTTTLGTGSSTVFTVTTVNSSGQALPNETVYLSVPTSEGTLSAAQVVTNSQGQASFTYTAPASVGTYPITVRVGGGTADVSGLASTTTENVSVDPSGLGTITLDPTGASAAGYSTTVGYWLNGEFANATTSPLHAVDFTALNANGTPVAGGTVTVNAASGVEVASTEGGTPGSTATITVNSSGVGTVYVENTSTSGAIPTGTVSTPGSVASGTTLFSVAGVSGALAAATPTTVTTLANFAPGTLVSSGSISATSGATLAFGSGLQPASTSGTTNYFNFQVAEYEPGTTDLADVQVAIPSGGTAVGSLTVSGSTITLYNTSGSVITQGSATASASFENGTTAFSATKGYIFSIGEADSNATAAPAQPVTYTNDGYSRAGS; encoded by the coding sequence TTGGCTAAAAATATTGCGAAAAAAGCCAGTGGAGTCGCTCTTGGCTCGTCTATGTTTTTGTTGTCCATGTTGCCAACGGCGAGTGCCTTTGCAGCTAGCGCTCCCGCTGTGGTAAGCGTAAGTTTAAGCTCCGAACAAGGCACCGTGGCGGTCGGCAATCCCGTATCATTTACTGCAACTGCAACACAAACTGGAAGTGGTACTCCGCTTTACCAGTTCTGGTATCAAGGTCCTCACGGCAACTGGCATGGAACCAACTGGAGCACTAACAATACCTTCCAGTTACCCCCTTTGGAGCAAGGAAGCTATGAGGTTGTTGTCTACGCCAAAGATAAAGGGCAAAGCGTTCCGGTCGACTCTGAAGCCACCAACACTAATCAGTTCGTGAACGTGGACTCCAGTGCTACCTTAACCGCCCCGAGTCTTACCAATGTGGCTCCGGGAACAACCTTAAACTTCACAGCTAGTTCTAAAAACTTAACCAACCCGGTTTACCAGCTCTGGATTCAAAAACCTGACGGCACATGGTTCTCAAGCGGTCCTTACCAGTCCTCACCAGACTTCTCCGTAACTGCAGATGTTGCGGGTGATTACAAAGCTGTTTTGTTTGCTAAAGACCTTAATGCGCCTCAAGACGCTCAATTTTCAGAGTTCTCCAAAGCCACATTTGACGCCTTCGGTCAAGCGGCGGCGGTGAAACTCTCGGCAGCTTCGTCCAGCCTCGTGGCCGACGGCCAAGCGACCGACACCATCACCGCGACGGTTGTGGATGCGAACGGGAACCCGGTCGCGAACTACAACGGGACCATTTCTTTCCAAGGAACGGGAAATGGTAAAGACGCCAACCACAACTACACCCCTTACGTGACCACGTCAAGCGGCGCCTATATCGAGGGTGGCAGCGTCGACACCTCGACGAACGTGGAGACCTTTAATGTGGTCAACGGCAAAGCGACCTTGACCGTTGTGGCGCCCACGAGTATAACGGGAACCAGTGACAGCATCCAAGTGAACTGGACCGACCCCAATGGCAGCACCCAGAACGCCTCCACCACTGTACACTACAGTACTGCTCAGGCCCAGGCCTTCAAGCTGAGCACGCCATCGAGCCTTTTGTCGGCGGGCGGCTCGATTACCGTCCCGATCCAAGTTCTTGACCAAGCGGGCAATCCTGTCACGTTGAACCAAGACTACACGGTGACAGCGACGGTCACGGGGGACGCGTACTTCCCGGGAAACACGCAATCGCAAACGTTCACCTTTGCGGGGGGGCAGGGGTCTGTTACATTGGATGCGCCCAGTTACGCCTCCGGACCGGTGACCCTGTCGGTGTCGGGATCGATATCTGGCGGCGCGACCTTAAATAGCGCGGCCACTACCTTGACGGTAGGCGAACCGGGTACTGCGGCGAAGTTAGCCGTGAACTTGCCGAGCAACAATCCGTACCTCATCAACGGCCAAATCAGTGCGGATAACACGAGTCAAACCGTGGATCTCAGCGGAACGGTTGAGGATGCTAACGGCTTTACCACCACGAAGAGCGCCCCAAGTAGCGTGAAGTACACCATCACCATGGGTGGATCGACGGTGACCACCGGGACGGTTCCCGTGACGAACGGAACGTTTGTGGTGCCCTTTGGCGGGAGTACGACCACGTTTGGCACGGCGGGCACCTACACCGTGACGGTCTCTGCGTCGGGATTAGCGAGTGCCTCGCAAAATGTGATCGTGGTCCCGGGGCAAGCCGCCGCGCTGACGATTACGCCCTCGGTGGCGACCTCCGATGTGTTGGCGTCGAATCCGACGACGACGGTGACGGCTCAATTGCAGGACGCGGAAGGTAACAATGTCGCGCAAGCGGGACAGACCGTCGACTTTTATGTGACCGGACCGAGTGGAAGCCAACTGAATGGCGGCACGACCTATACCTCCGCGTCGACGCCGCTCGCGGTGACGACCAACGGAAACGGGCAAGCGTCGGTGACTTTGACGCTGCCAACGGGCGTGGGCAATACGGCCACTGTAACCGCGATGTGGAACGGCCATTCGCAGACCACCGGGACCATTAAGGAAGTGGGATTGGCCACGACCAATGTGAGCGTGACCCCGGGTCAAACCACCGCGTATCCGGCGGGGACCGCGGCTGGGAATGCGACCACCCCGATGTTCACCATTAAGGCGACGGATAATTACGGCGATTTGGCTAACGGCGATGTGCTCCGCGTGACCCTGCCGCAAGGACTCTTTGGCGGCGCAGACGTGGCGAGTAACTTCGTCGGCGGTACGGCAACCCCGGTTGCGGGTAGCAACAACCTCGAATATGATGTCACCACGGCGGGGCAGCCGATCACATTCTATGGCGCGACCCCACAAACCGTCGGGAATTACACGATTAAGGTGCAAGACCTGAGTGCGCCGACGCAACCGTCCGGCGTGGCTAACGTGGCGGTGACGGCCGGAGCGCTCCAAGGCTTCGCGTTGTTCAGCAATGGAACGGATCTCGCGCAAAGCGGTGCAACCGCGGTGTCGGTTCCGAGTGATTCGACCATGTCATTTACCGTGTCACCCGTGGATGCCGGGGGCAATATTATCCCGGCCGATGCTGCGTACGTGGTCACATTGCCCACGATTAATGGCATCACCTGGGAGAACACCGCCGGAATCCCCATTACGAGCGTCACTATCGCGGCCGGACAAACGAGTGCGACCGTGGTGGCAGCCAATAGTGCGGCCAGTGCGGTGACTGTGGGACCCTCTAATGCGACCGTGACGGGAGCCCCAGATACCACCTCGGTGAAGGTGACGGGCACCACGACGTTGGGGACCGGATCCTCCACAGTCTTCACGGTGACGACGGTGAACAGTAGCGGGCAAGCACTGCCCAATGAAACGGTGTACTTGTCGGTGCCGACCAGTGAGGGAACCCTCAGTGCTGCGCAAGTCGTCACCAATAGTCAGGGGCAAGCGAGCTTCACGTATACGGCCCCGGCCTCGGTCGGGACGTATCCGATAACCGTCCGGGTGGGCGGCGGCACAGCGGACGTGAGTGGATTAGCGTCGACGACGACCGAGAATGTCAGCGTGGATCCGTCCGGGCTGGGCACCATTACGTTGGATCCCACCGGAGCCTCAGCCGCTGGGTATAGCACGACGGTCGGGTATTGGTTAAATGGAGAATTTGCGAATGCCACGACATCGCCGTTGCACGCGGTAGACTTTACCGCGCTGAATGCGAACGGCACTCCCGTGGCGGGGGGCACCGTGACCGTGAACGCCGCGTCCGGGGTCGAGGTGGCGAGTACCGAAGGGGGCACCCCCGGTTCGACCGCGACGATTACCGTGAATTCATCGGGTGTCGGGACCGTGTATGTCGAAAACACGAGTACCTCGGGGGCCATTCCCACCGGGACGGTAAGCACGCCGGGTTCCGTGGCCTCGGGCACCACGCTCTTTAGCGTCGCGGGCGTGAGTGGCGCGTTAGCCGCGGCGACACCCACGACGGTGACGACGCTGGCCAACTTTGCACCGGGCACGCTCGTAAGCAGCGGGAGCATCTCAGCGACAAGTGGGGCGACCCTTGCGTTTGGGAGTGGTCTACAGCCTGCGTCGACCTCTGGCACCACGAATTACTTCAACTTCCAAGTGGCGGAATATGAGCCCGGGACGACCGATCTCGCAGATGTTCAAGTGGCTATTCCCTCTGGAGGCACGGCGGTGGGGTCTCTAACCGTGTCCGGAAGTACCATCACCCTTTATAACACATCAGGAAGCGTTATCACCCAAGGGTCGGCAACGGCTAGTGCGTCCTTCGAGAATGGCACAACGGCGTTTTCTGCCACCAAAGGGTACATCTTCTCCATCGGGGAAGCGGATTCGAATGCAACGGCCGCACCCGCGCAACCGGTCACGTACACGAATGACGGATACAGTCGGGCGGGGTCGTAA
- a CDS encoding glycosyltransferase family 4 protein: protein MRILIWSDAGANTGYGTVTANLAARWTRHGAQLAALASNYLGDPWAGPIALYPATKYDRADVFGVRRLPELLKKLTPDVLFILQDLYTVAEGLKVLQGQFPVPTVIYAPVDGTHLPHEWLEAVRAAHAVVAMSHHGARVLKDEAGLKVPVLWHGVEHEVVYPASPERPIYVDQPGTKRALTSKAACKEILGLTNRFVIAAVNRNSIRKNFYDTVRVFDRFRRRHPEAFLLIHAMPRDEGGDLPVLLHRYDLTDRHAQIHNPGDTFVGSDKAWLTLIYNAADVKVSTSMAEGFGLTDAEALACGTPVVAQDYSATTEVVGPGGLLVPVQRHFTTARMVDFALPDLDAMDAALETLYQDPAQREMLQARAIRHAQQFNWDQTAQGFWELFQAVTDAMNGNKRVTDSDSTR from the coding sequence GTGCGGATTTTGATTTGGTCGGATGCGGGGGCCAATACGGGCTATGGAACGGTGACGGCGAATTTGGCGGCACGGTGGACACGTCACGGCGCGCAATTGGCGGCGTTAGCCAGCAACTATTTGGGCGATCCGTGGGCCGGGCCCATCGCGTTGTATCCCGCCACCAAGTACGATCGCGCTGACGTGTTTGGCGTGCGCCGATTGCCCGAATTACTGAAAAAGCTCACACCCGACGTGTTATTTATTTTGCAGGATCTGTACACCGTGGCGGAGGGATTGAAGGTGTTGCAGGGACAGTTCCCGGTCCCGACAGTGATTTATGCTCCGGTGGATGGGACGCACTTGCCCCACGAGTGGCTCGAGGCGGTGCGGGCGGCGCATGCGGTGGTGGCGATGTCGCACCATGGGGCCCGGGTGTTGAAGGACGAGGCGGGACTCAAGGTGCCGGTGTTGTGGCATGGAGTCGAACACGAGGTGGTGTATCCCGCCTCCCCTGAACGTCCTATCTATGTGGACCAACCGGGGACGAAACGGGCCTTAACGTCGAAAGCGGCGTGTAAAGAGATATTGGGCCTGACCAACCGCTTTGTGATCGCGGCCGTGAACCGCAACAGCATTCGAAAAAACTTTTACGACACGGTCCGGGTCTTTGATCGCTTCCGCCGCCGTCATCCGGAGGCGTTTTTGCTGATTCATGCCATGCCGCGGGATGAGGGGGGCGACTTACCCGTGTTGCTGCACCGGTATGATCTGACCGATCGCCATGCTCAGATTCACAATCCGGGGGATACGTTTGTGGGTTCCGACAAAGCGTGGTTGACGCTCATTTATAATGCAGCGGATGTGAAAGTGTCGACGTCCATGGCGGAGGGCTTCGGCCTCACGGATGCCGAAGCGTTAGCGTGTGGCACGCCCGTGGTGGCGCAGGATTATAGTGCGACGACGGAGGTTGTGGGGCCGGGGGGCCTTCTGGTTCCCGTCCAGCGGCATTTTACCACGGCGCGAATGGTCGATTTTGCATTGCCGGATCTCGATGCGATGGATGCGGCTCTTGAGACGTTGTATCAGGATCCCGCCCAGCGGGAGATGCTGCAAGCCCGGGCAATTCGGCATGCACAACAATTTAATTGGGATCAGACGGCCCAAGGTTTTTGGGAGCTGTTTCAAGCAGTGACCGACGCGATGAACGGGAACAAGCGGGTGACCGATAGCGACTCGACGCGGTAA